A genomic window from Micromonospora ferruginea includes:
- a CDS encoding MmcQ/YjbR family DNA-binding protein, translated as MSDMVESIRRACLALPEVSERLSHGTPTWFVRGKKSFATVWPDGHHQDEFPHLWCAAPTGAAGELVAADPRTYFRPPYVGGRGWVGVRLDSGIDEAELAEVLQDAYRSVASATLVARLDGR; from the coding sequence ATGTCCGACATGGTGGAGAGCATTCGGCGGGCCTGCCTGGCGCTGCCCGAGGTCAGCGAGCGACTCAGCCACGGCACCCCGACCTGGTTCGTGCGGGGGAAGAAGTCGTTCGCCACCGTCTGGCCCGACGGCCACCACCAGGACGAGTTCCCGCACCTGTGGTGCGCGGCGCCGACCGGTGCGGCCGGCGAGCTGGTCGCGGCGGACCCGCGCACCTACTTCCGCCCGCCCTACGTCGGGGGTCGCGGCTGGGTCGGTGTCCGCCTCGACAGCGGCATCGACGAGGCCGAGCTGGCCGAGGTGCTCCAGGACGCGTACCGGTCGGTGGCGTCGGCGACGCTCGTCGCTCGGCTCGACGGCCGCTGA
- a CDS encoding cytochrome P450 has product MGDSISLDDLLGARVRRDPYPFYARLHAMGEAVALRPAEPHVLVVHGWAAVNRVLRDPVFRVLGAEFLDRAGVRWRAHPAIRILQTSMLNAAPGDHLRIRQLFSQALTPRRVTALEPAIVRIADGLLDRLAAAGAGGRPVDFMEAFALTLPSDVVGELLGVPERDRQWFPARVRTFDAVLEIGRRSMREVRAANVAATELTAYFTGLLAERRARPREDLVSALARIRDRDPDQLSADELLANLIIMYNAGFRTTANLLGNGLVLLLARPGALAALRADASLAAAYVEEILRYEPPVHFAVRYAAEDTEVAGLPVPAGRSVVVLTGAANRDPRRFADPDSFDPFRVDNRHLAFSAGPHHCFGAALARAEGRLVLPRVLERFPALALAAEPGERRALMLRGYDHLPLRLTASHRPIGALPNHAD; this is encoded by the coding sequence ATGGGTGACTCGATCTCCCTCGACGACCTGCTCGGCGCGCGGGTGCGGCGCGACCCGTACCCGTTCTACGCCCGGCTGCACGCCATGGGGGAGGCGGTCGCGCTGCGGCCGGCCGAGCCGCACGTCCTGGTCGTGCACGGCTGGGCGGCGGTCAACCGGGTGCTGCGCGACCCGGTCTTCCGGGTGCTCGGCGCCGAGTTCCTGGACCGGGCCGGGGTCCGCTGGCGCGCGCACCCGGCGATCCGGATCCTCCAGACGTCCATGCTCAACGCCGCGCCCGGTGACCACCTGCGGATCCGGCAACTGTTCAGCCAGGCGTTGACCCCGCGCCGGGTCACCGCGCTGGAGCCGGCGATCGTGCGGATCGCCGACGGCCTGCTGGACCGGCTCGCCGCGGCGGGCGCGGGCGGCCGTCCGGTCGACTTCATGGAGGCGTTCGCGCTCACCCTGCCCAGCGACGTCGTCGGCGAGCTGCTGGGCGTGCCGGAGCGGGACCGGCAGTGGTTCCCGGCCCGGGTCCGCACGTTCGACGCGGTGCTCGAGATCGGCCGCCGCTCGATGCGGGAGGTGCGCGCCGCGAACGTGGCGGCGACGGAGCTGACCGCGTACTTCACCGGGTTGCTGGCCGAGCGCCGGGCGCGCCCGCGCGAGGACCTGGTGTCGGCGCTGGCGCGGATCCGGGACCGCGACCCCGACCAGCTCTCCGCCGACGAGCTGCTGGCCAACCTGATCATCATGTACAACGCCGGGTTCCGGACCACCGCGAACCTGCTCGGCAACGGCCTGGTCCTGCTCCTGGCCCGGCCCGGCGCGCTGGCCGCGTTGCGCGCCGACGCCTCGCTCGCCGCCGCCTACGTCGAGGAGATCCTCCGGTACGAGCCGCCGGTGCACTTCGCGGTCCGCTACGCCGCCGAGGACACCGAGGTCGCCGGCCTGCCGGTGCCGGCAGGCCGGTCGGTGGTGGTGCTGACCGGCGCCGCCAACCGGGATCCGCGCCGCTTTGCCGACCCGGACTCGTTCGACCCGTTCCGGGTGGACAACCGGCACCTGGCGTTCAGCGCCGGGCCGCACCACTGCTTCGGCGCGGCGCTGGCCCGGGCGGAGGGGCGGCTGGTCCTGCCCCGCGTGCTGGAACGCTTCCCGGCGCTGGCGCTCGCCGCCGAGCCCGGCGAGCGGCGCGCGCTCATGCTGCGCGGCTACGACCACCTTCCGCTCCGACTGACCGCGTCGCACCGGCCGATCGGCGCCTTGCCAAACCATGCCGATTGA
- a CDS encoding acyl carrier protein, which yields MTDEIRAFLLDALTEMKYDVEDVDDDTVFGPAGLDVDSLGLAELAVRVEDRFGVAFDDDEAEMLAMMTLGEFSRTVAQRIQPASAL from the coding sequence ATGACCGATGAGATCCGCGCGTTCCTTCTCGACGCCCTGACCGAGATGAAGTACGACGTCGAGGACGTCGACGACGACACCGTCTTCGGCCCGGCCGGACTCGACGTGGACTCCCTCGGCCTGGCCGAGCTGGCGGTCCGGGTGGAGGACCGGTTCGGGGTGGCGTTCGACGACGACGAGGCGGAGATGCTCGCCATGATGACCCTCGGCGAGTTCTCCCGCACGGTGGCCCAGCGCATCCAACCGGCGTCGGCGCTCTGA
- a CDS encoding beta-ketoacyl-[acyl-carrier-protein] synthase family protein yields the protein MRESVTVTGIGLVSPVGATAAEVFDAVCDGRSGLSRPPAGHPVDGVVDVAAFAPAIDPATVLPGPESRVVDRSIVMALRAAADALADAGLRIGHDVDPYRVAVVVSGVGGLSTLADQVLQRAQRGRFGVSPYMLPGTLPNMGAARIAITHGIRGYTSSIGTACAAGAQSVGEGLRILRAGDADVVVAGCAEAPLFPAFADAFGNARALARNWADPTAASRPFDRRRNGLVLGEGAGVLVLERAAHAAARGARRHADVLGWGATNDAYHPTTPRPDGAGAAHCMRMAVRDAGLGLDDVGYVNAHGTSTRAGDAAELAALRDVFGAHPPPLSSTKGVTGHMLGVSGVIEAAIGVEALRRGLLPPTHNLDDPDPGGDVDHVRKQARAVAVDVVLSNSFGFGGHNVSLVLGHAASAG from the coding sequence GTGCGCGAGAGCGTGACGGTCACCGGCATCGGGCTGGTCAGCCCGGTCGGCGCGACCGCCGCCGAGGTGTTCGACGCGGTGTGCGACGGCCGCTCCGGGCTCTCCCGGCCCCCGGCCGGGCACCCGGTCGACGGCGTGGTCGACGTCGCGGCGTTCGCCCCGGCGATCGACCCGGCCACCGTGCTGCCCGGCCCGGAGTCACGCGTGGTGGACCGCTCGATCGTGATGGCGCTGCGCGCCGCCGCGGACGCGCTGGCCGACGCCGGCCTGCGGATCGGGCACGACGTCGACCCCTACCGGGTGGCCGTCGTCGTCTCCGGCGTCGGCGGACTGTCCACCCTGGCCGACCAGGTCCTGCAACGCGCGCAGCGGGGCCGCTTCGGGGTCAGCCCGTACATGCTGCCCGGCACGCTGCCGAACATGGGCGCCGCGCGCATCGCCATCACCCACGGCATCCGCGGCTACACCTCGTCGATCGGCACGGCGTGCGCGGCCGGCGCCCAGTCGGTCGGCGAAGGACTGCGCATCCTGCGCGCCGGCGACGCGGACGTCGTCGTCGCCGGATGCGCCGAGGCGCCGCTGTTCCCGGCGTTCGCCGACGCGTTCGGCAACGCCCGCGCGCTGGCCCGCAACTGGGCCGACCCGACCGCCGCGAGCCGCCCGTTCGACCGCCGCCGCAACGGACTCGTCCTCGGCGAGGGCGCCGGCGTCCTGGTGCTGGAACGCGCCGCGCACGCCGCCGCGCGCGGCGCCCGCCGCCACGCCGACGTGCTCGGCTGGGGCGCGACCAACGACGCGTACCATCCGACCACCCCGCGCCCGGACGGCGCCGGCGCGGCCCACTGCATGCGGATGGCGGTCCGCGACGCCGGCCTGGGGCTCGACGACGTCGGCTACGTCAACGCGCACGGCACCAGCACCCGGGCCGGTGACGCGGCCGAGCTGGCCGCGCTGCGCGACGTCTTCGGCGCGCACCCGCCGCCGCTCAGCTCGACCAAGGGCGTCACCGGGCACATGCTCGGCGTCTCCGGCGTCATCGAGGCGGCCATCGGCGTCGAGGCGCTGCGGCGCGGCCTGCTGCCGCCGACGCACAACCTCGACGACCCGGACCCGGGCGGCGACGTCGACCACGTCCGCAAGCAGGCGCGCGCGGTGGCGGTGGACGTGGTGCTGTCCAACTCGTTCGGCTTCGGCGGCCACAACGTGAGCCTCGTGCTGGGGCACGCCGCGTCGGCCGGCTGA
- a CDS encoding glycosyltransferase family 2 protein, with protein sequence MPTQGRPSLSVVVPAHENGAALDATLHSLTRQSLPRDDFEVIVGDDGSAVPLAPVAEKYADRLAVTCVRSERNRGRSANRNAAAARARADTLMFLDADTVAHPRLLERHRDFHAGRAGRPGVLLGQRYDLDWAGADALRRGEPVGPEMLDAERGDPRLEDTAHPQRMRDFPRAPWVLGLTHNASVDHESFRRVGGFDEAMVKWGFEDLDFFYRVFHLHGAPAELFRLDVDAFSYHLPHFRRTTNGLASMDNMKYLLRKHLRYDVEVLYAINTFGRHLGRIRLYGDAIDAYRRGGLGQPAALPAALRAELATSRALVVGNGVSTLELGAGSHTFDHAAPPGETNSHLLGTVLQQFRTGALDLIVNVDLWRCLLPDDLPAFLTRGLLKADRIELVASRTDLDQRTLLPVPLVADLDYLVDMLGTHFAVAVAAHDAATVVTVR encoded by the coding sequence ATGCCGACTCAGGGCCGACCGAGCCTGAGCGTGGTGGTGCCGGCGCACGAGAACGGCGCCGCGCTCGACGCGACGTTGCACTCGCTCACCCGGCAGAGCCTGCCGCGCGACGACTTCGAGGTGATCGTCGGCGACGACGGCTCGGCCGTCCCGCTGGCCCCGGTCGCGGAGAAGTACGCCGACCGGCTGGCCGTCACCTGTGTCCGCAGCGAGCGCAACCGCGGGCGCAGCGCCAACCGCAACGCGGCGGCGGCCCGCGCCCGCGCCGACACGCTGATGTTCCTGGACGCCGACACGGTGGCGCATCCCCGGCTGCTGGAGCGGCACCGCGACTTCCACGCCGGACGCGCCGGGCGGCCCGGGGTGCTGCTCGGGCAGCGCTACGACCTGGACTGGGCCGGCGCGGACGCGCTGCGTCGCGGCGAGCCGGTCGGTCCGGAGATGCTCGACGCCGAGCGCGGCGACCCGCGCCTGGAGGACACCGCCCACCCGCAGCGGATGCGGGACTTCCCCCGCGCGCCCTGGGTGCTCGGGCTGACGCACAACGCCTCGGTCGACCACGAGTCGTTCCGGCGGGTCGGCGGCTTCGACGAGGCCATGGTCAAGTGGGGGTTCGAGGACCTCGACTTCTTCTACCGGGTCTTCCACCTGCACGGCGCGCCGGCCGAGCTGTTCCGGCTGGACGTGGACGCGTTCTCCTACCACCTGCCGCACTTCCGCCGGACCACCAACGGCCTGGCGTCCATGGACAACATGAAGTACCTGCTGCGCAAACACCTGCGCTACGACGTCGAGGTGCTGTACGCGATCAACACGTTCGGCCGGCACCTGGGCCGCATCCGGCTCTACGGCGACGCGATCGACGCGTACCGGCGGGGTGGGCTGGGGCAACCGGCCGCGCTGCCCGCCGCGCTGCGCGCCGAGCTGGCCACCAGCCGGGCCCTGGTGGTCGGCAACGGGGTGTCCACGCTGGAGCTGGGCGCCGGCTCGCACACCTTCGACCACGCGGCGCCGCCGGGCGAGACGAACTCGCACCTGCTCGGCACCGTGCTGCAGCAGTTCCGCACCGGCGCGCTGGACCTGATCGTCAACGTCGACCTGTGGCGGTGCCTGCTCCCCGACGACCTGCCGGCGTTCCTGACCCGGGGGCTGCTGAAGGCCGACCGGATCGAGCTGGTCGCCAGCCGCACCGACCTCGACCAGCGGACGCTGCTGCCGGTGCCGCTCGTCGCGGACCTGGACTACCTGGTCGACATGCTGGGCACGCACTTCGCCGTCGCGGTCGCGGCGCACGACGCCGCGACCGTCGTCACGGTGCGCTGA
- a CDS encoding 4'-phosphopantetheinyl transferase family protein, whose product MRDTVRVWVVSAGVSPAELARCRAVLDATERARAEALRGAALRDRFTVAHGALRVLAGRAAGVPPRALVWRPGRYGRPALTGAHAGLHTSLSYSGDLVAVALGAGRPVGVDVQHLPPGRDPVSLAERFFHPEEARHVAGGVDAAQRAARCTRLWVRKEAAVKCAGGRLWPNLAVPVHAGDVVECVEPPGRIRLVDVPTPAGYRLAVALGGDAPYAVEFYPLTLADVLCSDESMVEPGRDEVVKSLTALLERMLRPDAPIGEGTQLMDELGLSSSLALELLLELEDELEIQIDVEDLDEDRMTTLGDLADHIVANSTPR is encoded by the coding sequence ATGCGGGACACCGTGCGGGTCTGGGTGGTGTCGGCCGGGGTGTCCCCGGCGGAGCTGGCCCGCTGCCGCGCGGTGCTCGACGCGACCGAACGCGCCCGCGCCGAGGCGCTCCGCGGCGCCGCGCTGCGGGACCGGTTCACGGTCGCGCACGGCGCGCTGCGGGTCCTCGCCGGCCGGGCGGCGGGCGTGCCGCCGCGGGCCCTCGTCTGGCGCCCGGGCCGCTACGGCCGCCCGGCGCTGACCGGAGCGCACGCCGGGCTGCACACGAGCCTGTCCTACTCGGGTGACCTGGTCGCGGTGGCGCTCGGCGCGGGCCGCCCGGTCGGGGTGGACGTTCAGCACCTCCCGCCGGGCCGGGACCCGGTGTCCCTGGCCGAGCGCTTCTTCCACCCCGAGGAGGCGCGGCACGTCGCCGGCGGCGTCGACGCCGCGCAGCGGGCGGCGCGGTGCACCCGGCTGTGGGTCCGCAAGGAGGCGGCGGTCAAGTGCGCCGGCGGTCGGCTCTGGCCCAACCTGGCCGTGCCGGTGCACGCGGGCGACGTCGTGGAGTGCGTCGAGCCGCCCGGCAGGATCCGCCTCGTCGACGTGCCGACGCCCGCCGGTTACCGGCTGGCGGTGGCCCTCGGCGGTGACGCCCCGTACGCGGTCGAGTTCTACCCGTTGACACTCGCCGATGTCCTTTGCTCTGATGAGTCCATGGTGGAGCCTGGGCGCGACGAGGTCGTCAAGAGCCTGACGGCGTTGCTGGAGCGGATGCTCCGGCCGGACGCTCCGATCGGCGAGGGCACCCAGTTGATGGACGAGCTGGGGCTCAGCTCCTCGCTCGCGCTGGAGCTGCTGCTGGAGCTGGAGGACGAGCTGGAGATCCAGATCGACGTGGAGGATCTGGACGAGGACCGGATGACCACCCTCGGCGACCTGGCGGACCACATCGTCGCCAACTCCACCCCCCGCTGA
- a CDS encoding condensation domain-containing protein: MLAQTAQAQVPVPFAGPGAGTAPLTWGQKAILRDMRETGWTHNVSGAHPMPAGVTVEQVAAELADLMSRHPALRMRLGRDERGEPCQVVAATGETALDVVDVPDDADPADVAAFAYQLGHTRLLTPYDLYRDWSVRMAVVRHRGALVHRVLTLDHLVVDGTATSLILADLGLAAPAVRRTRDPRTVQLLDLGRREATPPLRAVSDRAVRHWASHLRAIPPLTFGEPTPGGGRQGHRYWHGRFGSPAAYLAVRAIARRTRTDTSRVLLAVIAVAIGRATGVTPLTAKLIVGNRFRPGFAEAIAPLSQNGVLTVDTADTTVDEVVSRARRASMTAGMYAYYDPARLAEREAALDAERGYPARITCRINDRRVTTRTAAADGVRDEEVTPAAVRRRAAETFLTWDGPLDHLHEQAFITVEDHPDTVLLQVIFDFASFTEAQAEGVLRGVEEVAVEAAFDAAAPTRVGSCGG; encoded by the coding sequence GTGTTGGCGCAGACGGCCCAGGCGCAGGTCCCCGTTCCGTTCGCCGGGCCGGGTGCCGGCACCGCGCCCCTGACCTGGGGGCAGAAGGCGATCCTGCGGGACATGCGGGAGACCGGCTGGACGCACAACGTCAGCGGCGCGCACCCGATGCCGGCCGGCGTCACCGTCGAGCAGGTGGCCGCCGAGCTGGCCGACCTGATGAGCCGGCACCCGGCCCTGCGGATGCGCCTGGGGCGCGACGAGCGGGGCGAGCCGTGCCAGGTCGTCGCGGCCACCGGCGAGACGGCCCTGGACGTGGTGGACGTCCCCGACGACGCCGACCCGGCCGACGTGGCGGCGTTCGCCTACCAGCTCGGCCACACCCGCCTGCTGACCCCCTACGACCTCTACCGGGACTGGTCGGTGCGGATGGCGGTGGTCCGGCACCGGGGCGCGCTGGTGCACCGGGTGCTGACCCTCGACCACCTCGTGGTGGACGGCACCGCCACGTCGCTGATCCTGGCCGACCTCGGGTTGGCCGCGCCGGCGGTCCGCCGGACCCGGGACCCGCGCACCGTGCAACTCCTCGACCTCGGGCGGCGGGAGGCGACGCCGCCGCTGCGCGCGGTCAGCGACCGGGCCGTACGCCACTGGGCGTCGCACCTGCGGGCCATCCCGCCGCTGACGTTCGGCGAACCCACCCCCGGCGGCGGCCGGCAGGGCCACCGGTACTGGCACGGCCGATTCGGCTCGCCCGCGGCGTACCTGGCGGTGCGGGCCATCGCCCGGCGGACCCGCACCGACACCTCGCGCGTGCTGCTCGCGGTCATCGCGGTCGCGATCGGCCGGGCCACCGGCGTCACCCCGCTCACCGCGAAACTCATCGTGGGCAACCGGTTCCGGCCCGGCTTCGCCGAGGCCATCGCCCCGCTCAGCCAGAACGGCGTGCTGACCGTCGACACCGCCGACACGACCGTGGACGAGGTGGTCTCGCGCGCCCGCCGGGCCTCGATGACGGCCGGCATGTACGCCTACTACGACCCGGCGCGGCTGGCGGAGCGCGAGGCGGCCCTGGACGCCGAACGCGGGTACCCGGCCCGGATCACCTGCCGGATCAACGACCGCCGGGTGACCACCCGGACGGCGGCGGCGGACGGTGTCCGTGACGAGGAGGTGACCCCGGCGGCGGTCCGGCGGCGCGCGGCCGAGACGTTCCTGACCTGGGACGGCCCCCTGGACCACCTGCACGAGCAGGCGTTCATCACCGTCGAGGACCATCCGGACACGGTGCTGCTGCAGGTCATCTTCGACTTCGCGAGCTTCACCGAGGCGCAGGCCGAGGGCGTGCTGCGCGGCGTCGAGGAGGTGGCCGTGGAGGCGGCCTTCGACGCCGCCGCGCCGACCCGGGTCGGGTCCTGCGGCGGCTGA
- a CDS encoding cytochrome P450: protein MTQPPPVRYPLAPAPTIYHPSPDYTRLRETCPVARVELPDGASAYLATRHADVRRVFTDHRFSRAAAAGPDRPTRELGSLAEDSLIGMDPPRHTLMRRAVSHAFTVRRVEELRPTVAALVAGMIDRMEAAGRPADLITHLSAPLPLVVISKLFGIPEQDRERVRQWSDALVGDWDADPAAPLAALDAFHEMIDERRRRPGDDLMSALIAAWDEHDDLTERELVSVTAGIFVGGHETTTNQLNLFLLVLARHPEQLAGLRGDDPVAVARAVEELSRFIQLGDNGVLLPRVTTEEVELGGVRLPAGSAVMPAIASANRDATVFPDADSLDLDRTHNPHLAFGAGPHHCLGAALARMELQEALGALLRRLPGLRLAVDESELRFRPGLVVRSLESLPVTWGPDDR, encoded by the coding sequence ATGACGCAGCCGCCACCCGTCCGGTACCCGCTCGCGCCGGCTCCCACGATCTACCACCCGTCGCCGGACTACACCCGGCTGCGCGAGACCTGCCCGGTGGCCCGGGTCGAGCTGCCCGACGGGGCGTCGGCCTACCTCGCCACCCGGCACGCCGACGTCCGCCGGGTCTTCACCGACCACCGGTTCAGCCGGGCGGCGGCGGCCGGCCCCGACCGGCCGACCCGCGAACTCGGCTCGCTCGCCGAGGACTCCCTGATCGGCATGGACCCGCCCCGGCACACACTGATGCGCCGCGCGGTGTCGCACGCGTTCACCGTGCGGCGGGTGGAGGAGCTGCGGCCCACGGTGGCGGCGCTGGTGGCCGGGATGATCGACCGGATGGAGGCGGCCGGCCGCCCGGCCGACCTGATCACCCATCTCTCCGCGCCGCTGCCGCTGGTCGTGATCAGCAAGCTGTTCGGCATCCCCGAGCAGGACCGGGAGCGGGTCCGGCAGTGGTCCGACGCGCTGGTCGGCGACTGGGACGCCGACCCGGCGGCCCCGCTGGCCGCGCTGGACGCGTTCCACGAGATGATCGACGAGCGCCGCCGGCGACCCGGTGACGACCTGATGAGCGCGCTCATCGCCGCCTGGGACGAGCACGACGACCTCACCGAGCGGGAGCTGGTCTCGGTCACCGCCGGCATCTTCGTGGGCGGGCACGAGACCACCACCAACCAGCTCAACCTGTTCCTGCTCGTGCTGGCCCGGCACCCGGAGCAACTGGCCGGGCTGCGCGGCGACGACCCGGTCGCGGTCGCCCGGGCGGTCGAGGAGCTGTCCCGGTTCATCCAGCTCGGCGACAACGGGGTGCTGCTGCCCCGGGTCACCACCGAGGAGGTGGAGCTGGGCGGCGTACGCCTGCCGGCCGGTTCGGCGGTGATGCCGGCGATCGCCTCGGCCAACCGGGACGCGACGGTGTTCCCCGACGCGGACTCGCTCGACCTGGACCGGACGCACAATCCGCACCTGGCGTTCGGCGCGGGCCCGCACCACTGCCTCGGCGCGGCGCTGGCCCGGATGGAGTTGCAGGAGGCGCTGGGCGCCCTGCTGCGCCGGCTGCCCGGCCTGCGGCTCGCGGTCGACGAGTCGGAGCTGCGGTTCCGCCCGGGCCTGGTGGTTCGCAGCCTGGAGTCGCTGCCGGTGACCTGGGGTCCGGACGACAGGTGA
- a CDS encoding nucleotide disphospho-sugar-binding domain-containing protein: MSTWGWRSHFYGLVPLGWALQAAGHEVRVASHPSMVTPISTAGLAAVPLGADVDFAEAFAGRIGAVGDLDRPGAPPAGALEPAITADGGVVRFADALLDELVAYGRRWRPDLLVWEPFNLAAPVAAAALGVPGVLHLWGPDSSVTLRLDPESVLGPLAARFGLAATDVALHGDLTLDPAPPPMQVPLAGPARPVRFVPYNGAAVLPPWLHGPAARPRVCVTAGTMMAGVGLHDRLDLSRVVRSVAELDVEVVVVVEPRQRRGLDALPANVRLADAPLALRLVLPTCAAIVQQGGAGTTMTALAHGVPQLVLPQVSDQHFNAERLAATGAGTWLAPERANGPALRDAVAELVGDGPARAAAAVMRDRIHALPSPAEVVPALAALAARIPT; encoded by the coding sequence ATGTCCACGTGGGGTTGGCGTTCGCATTTCTACGGCCTGGTTCCGTTGGGCTGGGCGTTGCAGGCGGCCGGGCACGAGGTGCGGGTGGCCAGCCACCCGTCGATGGTCACGCCGATCAGCACCGCCGGGCTCGCCGCCGTGCCGCTGGGCGCGGACGTCGACTTCGCAGAGGCGTTCGCCGGCCGGATCGGCGCGGTGGGCGACCTGGACCGGCCGGGCGCCCCACCGGCGGGCGCCCTCGAACCGGCGATCACCGCCGACGGCGGAGTGGTCCGGTTCGCCGACGCCCTGCTCGACGAGCTGGTCGCGTACGGCCGCCGGTGGCGACCGGACCTGCTGGTCTGGGAACCGTTCAACCTGGCCGCGCCGGTGGCCGCCGCCGCGCTGGGTGTGCCCGGGGTGCTGCACCTGTGGGGGCCGGACTCCTCGGTGACGCTGCGCCTGGACCCGGAGTCGGTGCTCGGGCCGCTCGCCGCCCGCTTCGGGCTCGCCGCCACCGACGTGGCGCTGCACGGCGACCTGACGCTCGACCCGGCGCCGCCACCGATGCAGGTGCCGCTGGCCGGTCCCGCCCGGCCGGTGCGCTTCGTCCCGTACAACGGTGCGGCCGTACTGCCGCCCTGGCTGCACGGCCCGGCGGCGCGGCCCCGGGTCTGCGTCACGGCCGGCACCATGATGGCCGGCGTCGGGCTGCACGACCGCCTCGACCTGTCCCGGGTCGTCCGGTCGGTCGCCGAGCTGGACGTGGAGGTCGTCGTGGTGGTCGAGCCGCGCCAGCGGCGCGGGCTGGACGCGTTGCCGGCGAACGTCCGGCTGGCCGACGCGCCGCTGGCGCTGCGGCTGGTGCTGCCGACGTGCGCGGCGATCGTGCAGCAGGGCGGCGCCGGCACCACCATGACCGCGCTCGCCCACGGCGTGCCGCAACTGGTCCTGCCGCAGGTGAGCGACCAGCACTTCAACGCCGAACGGCTGGCGGCCACCGGCGCCGGCACCTGGCTGGCGCCGGAGCGGGCCAATGGGCCCGCGTTGCGCGACGCGGTCGCCGAACTGGTCGGCGACGGCCCGGCGCGGGCCGCCGCGGCGGTGATGCGCGACCGGATCCATGCGCTGCCCAGCCCCGCCGAGGTGGTGCCGGCGCTGGCCGCGCTCGCCGCCCGCATCCCGACCTGA
- a CDS encoding cytochrome P450 yields the protein MPVNSGLRPYPFEPFTGDLPAELLDMVVAEPVSRVRLPDGRAAWLVLSYEHCCTVLADPRFSRLPLGATTTPGAGGPRELNMDGPAHAAVRRVAGRAFTARRIDTFRPRVRRLVDELVDKLLTGPRPADVVAGLVAPLPVFVVCDVLGVPVADRPRFYDWIAGLNSVTAYGSAGAADAQAQLRAYLSGQLARKRAEPGDDLLSAWVRGQDAHELVDAELVELAMGVLLGGLEINATSAGLRALFQHPEQLAKLRAAPEKLAAATEEILRYTSVSSMFRVQVVREDLTLGGVAMRAGDCVMAIPWAGNRDPRHFPEPNTFDIDRTPTVPHLTFGFGPHFCLGTALGRMQVELALGALLGRMPELAPAVPIEEIPWRHDRMNGGIAAFPITW from the coding sequence GTGCCGGTCAATTCCGGGTTGCGCCCCTATCCGTTCGAACCGTTCACCGGTGACCTGCCCGCCGAGCTGCTCGACATGGTCGTCGCCGAGCCGGTCAGCCGGGTGCGGCTGCCCGACGGGCGGGCGGCCTGGCTCGTGCTCAGCTACGAGCACTGCTGCACGGTCCTGGCCGACCCCCGGTTCTCCCGGCTCCCGCTCGGCGCGACCACCACGCCCGGCGCCGGCGGCCCGCGCGAGTTGAACATGGACGGTCCGGCGCACGCGGCGGTGCGCCGGGTGGCCGGCCGCGCGTTCACCGCCCGCCGCATCGACACGTTCCGACCCCGGGTGCGGCGGCTGGTGGACGAGTTGGTCGACAAGCTGCTCACCGGTCCCCGCCCGGCCGACGTGGTGGCCGGGCTGGTGGCGCCGCTGCCGGTGTTCGTGGTCTGCGACGTGCTCGGCGTCCCGGTCGCCGACCGCCCCCGCTTCTACGACTGGATCGCCGGCCTCAACTCGGTCACCGCGTACGGCTCGGCCGGCGCCGCCGACGCGCAGGCGCAACTGCGGGCCTACCTGTCCGGGCAACTGGCGCGCAAGCGGGCCGAACCCGGCGACGACCTGCTCTCCGCGTGGGTCCGCGGCCAGGACGCGCACGAGCTGGTCGACGCCGAGCTGGTCGAGCTGGCCATGGGCGTGCTGCTCGGCGGCCTGGAGATCAACGCCACGAGCGCCGGCCTGCGCGCGTTGTTCCAGCACCCCGAGCAGTTGGCGAAGCTGCGCGCGGCGCCGGAGAAGCTCGCCGCGGCCACCGAGGAGATCCTGCGCTACACGTCGGTGAGCAGCATGTTCCGCGTCCAGGTGGTGCGCGAGGACCTCACCCTCGGCGGCGTCGCGATGCGGGCCGGTGACTGCGTGATGGCGATCCCGTGGGCCGGCAACCGCGACCCCCGGCACTTCCCCGAGCCCAACACGTTCGACATCGACCGGACACCGACCGTGCCGCACCTGACCTTCGGTTTCGGGCCGCACTTCTGCCTCGGCACCGCGCTGGGCCGGATGCAGGTGGAACTGGCCCTGGGCGCGCTGTTGGGCCGGATGCCGGAGCTGGCGCCGGCCGTGCCGATCGAGGAGATCCCGTGGCGGCACGACCGGATGAACGGCGGCATCGCCGCGTTCCCGATCACCTGGTGA